From Rutidosis leptorrhynchoides isolate AG116_Rl617_1_P2 chromosome 3, CSIRO_AGI_Rlap_v1, whole genome shotgun sequence, a single genomic window includes:
- the LOC139897138 gene encoding pyridoxine/pyridoxamine 5'-phosphate oxidase 2, whose protein sequence is MGTVTAPWKQLLLNSLHSNSHLRHSTYFQLATISPNGMPANRTVVFRGFQDETNKILINTDCRTQKIDDLNHWPFAEICWYFTDSWEQFRINGAVDVVDGSNSDPFKLQQREKAWFDSSPKSRLQYLGPNPRTPSLGDQLTQVPSSLDPSSGPVEAFCLLVLDPDQVDYLNLKSNERITFTRKIVNEEISWISEKVNP, encoded by the exons atgGGCACCGTAACAGCCCCATGGAAACAGCTTCTTCTCAACTCACTTCACTCCAATTCCCACCTTAGACACTCTACCTATTTTCaactt GCGACAATATCACCCAATGGCATGCCTGCAAATCGGACAGTCGTTTTCAG GGGATTTCAAGATGAAACAAATAAAATTCTAATTAACACGGATTGCAGAACTCAAAAG ATTGATGATCTAAATCATTGGCCATTTGCTGAA ATTTGTTGGTATTTCACGGATTCATGGGAACAGTTTCGGATAAATGGTgcagttgatgttgttgatggatcAAACTCTGATCCCTTCAAACTTCAG CAAAGAGAGAAAGCTTGGTTTGATAGTTCACCAAAATCCAGGCTCCAGTACTTGGGACCGAACCCGAGGACTCCATCTCTAGGGGACCAACTAACTCAAGTTCCAAGCTCATTGGACCCGTCATCTGGCCCAGTGGAAGCTTTTTGCTTGTTGGTTCTAGACCCTGATCAG GTTGACTACTTAAATTTGAAAAGTAATGAAAGGATAACCTTTACGAGGAAGATTGTGAATGAAGAGATCTCTTGGATTTCAGAAAAAGTCAACCCGTGA